CAGTCCTGTGGGACTACCTCACAACGGTCGACCACAAGAAAATCGCCATTCTTTATCTGATTTCCGGCGGATTTTTCTTCTTGGTTGGCGGTATAGAAGCAATGCTGATCCGTATTCAGCTTGCGGTTCCTGATAATGATTTTGTGTCAGCAGGACTATACAATGAATTACTTACCATGCATGGAACGACAATGATTTTCCTGGCAGCCATGCCGCTATTATTTGCTTTTATGAACGCAGTCGTACCGTTACAGATCGGTGCGCGTGACGTAGCATTTCCATTTCTGAACTCACTTGGGTTCTGGTTATTCTTCTTCGGTGGAATTTTCCTTAACCTTTCATGGTTCCTTGGTGGAGCACCTGATGCAGGGTGGACTTCTTACGCTTCACTGTCACTTGCATCACCTGGTCATGGTATTGACTTTTACGTATTAGGTCTTCAGATCTCCGGAGCCGGTACATTAATTGCAGGGATTAACTTCCTTGTTACAATCATTAACATGCGTGCGCCTGGTATGACTTACATGCGTATGCCGCTATTTACATGGTCAACATTTGTTGCATCTGCACTGATTCTGTTTGCATTCCCTCCACTGACTGTGGGACTTTTCCTGATGCTGTTTGACAGAATGTTCGGTGCGAACTTCTTTGATGTAACAATGGGAGGAAACACGATTATCTGGGAGCACTTATTCTGGATCTTCGGTCACCCGGAAGTATACATATTGATCCTTCCGGCATTCGGTATTTTCTCTGACATCATCTCTACATTTTCTAAAAAGCGTCTGTTCGGTTATGCTGCGATGGTATTCGCAACAGTATTGATCGGTTTCCTTGGATTCATGGTTTGGGCGCACCATATGTTCACAACTGGTCTTGGACCAACTGCGAACGCAATCTTCGCTGTAGCAACAATGGCGATCGCCGTTCCTACAGGTGTTAAGATCTTTAACTGGCTTCTTACAATGTGGGGCGGAAGTATCCGTTTTACAACGCCAATGCTTTATGCGGTAGCGTTTATTCCTTCATTCGTTGCCGGTGGTGTTACAGGAGTTATGCTTGCATCAGCTGCAGCTGACTATCAGTATCACGATTCATACTTTGTAGTAGCTCACTTCCACTATGTAATTATCGGTGGTGTTGTTCTTGGACTACTTGCAGGTACACATTTCTACTGGCCGAAAATGTTCGGTACAATGTTAAATGAAACACTTGGAAAGATCACATTCTGGTTATTCCTGATCGGTTTCCACGGCACATTCTTTATCCAGCATTTCCTTGGATTAATGGGTATGCCTAGACGTATTTGGAAGTTCCTTCCGAACCAGGGTCTTGACCTTTTCAATATGATTAGTACAATCGGTGCTTTCTTCATGGCACTTGGTGTAATTGTTCTTCTTTACAATGTTGTCATTACACAAGTTAAAAATGTACGCGTTGGAAATGACCCATGGGGAGATGGACGTACGCTTGAATGGGCAATTCCGTCACCACCGCCATACTATAACTTTAAGCAGCTTCCACTTGTACGTGGACTTGATCCGCTTTGGATTGAAAAGATGGAAGGTCATACTGAAATGACACCGGCTGAACCGCTTGGTGACATCCATATGCCGAACAACTCATTTATTCCATTCGTGATGTCACTTGGGCTATTTATTGCAGCATTCGGAGCGATGTATCAGGTAGACTGGAGAGCTTCTGACGGTGCAGATTATGTATGGTCAATTCCTGTTCTGATTATCGGTATGCTAATTACAATCGGTTCTATGGCTGTCCGTTCATTGAAAGATGATCACGGTTACCATATTCATAAAGAAGAATTGATGGATGATCATGATAAAGGGGGTAGGGAGTAATGGATATGAATAAAAAATACACGGCTCGTACGTGGCCTGAATCTCCTGAAAAAACTACCCTTGAAGGTAAAAATAAATTTTTGGGATTCTGGCTCTTCCTTGGTGGAGAAACAGTTCTCTTTGCTTCATTATTTGCAACATATCTTGCATTAAAAGATAAAGTTCCGGGTAGTGATCACTATCTGGCTGCAGATATGTTTGAACTGCCACTTGTCTTCATTATGACGATGCTCCTTTTGACGTCGTCACTGACAAGTGTTTATGCGATGTATCATATGAAAAACCATAATTACCAGAAGATGCAGACATGGTTACTGATTACTGTATTCCTAGGACTAGCCTTCCTTGGGTTTGAGATTTATGAGTTTAATCACTATGTTCATGAATTTCATCACACATTTACAAGCAGTGCATTCGGATCAGCCTTCTATACACTTGTTGGCTTCCACGGAGCGCACGTTGTAGTTGGGCTTGGCTGGTTTATTCTTCTGCTAGTTCGTAACGCCAAGCGTGGACTGAATCTATATAACGCACCGAAGTTCTTTACTGCTTCTTTATACTGGCACTTCATCGACGTTGTATGGGTATTCATCTTCACGGTTGTATACTTAATGGGAATGGTGGGATAAACTGATGGCACACGAATCAACTTCAGCGAACCCTAAAGTCAATTATGAAT
This region of Jeotgalibacillus malaysiensis genomic DNA includes:
- a CDS encoding cytochrome C oxidase, giving the protein MSTVAEKRGFLAVLWDYLTTVDHKKIAILYLISGGFFFLVGGIEAMLIRIQLAVPDNDFVSAGLYNELLTMHGTTMIFLAAMPLLFAFMNAVVPLQIGARDVAFPFLNSLGFWLFFFGGIFLNLSWFLGGAPDAGWTSYASLSLASPGHGIDFYVLGLQISGAGTLIAGINFLVTIINMRAPGMTYMRMPLFTWSTFVASALILFAFPPLTVGLFLMLFDRMFGANFFDVTMGGNTIIWEHLFWIFGHPEVYILILPAFGIFSDIISTFSKKRLFGYAAMVFATVLIGFLGFMVWAHHMFTTGLGPTANAIFAVATMAIAVPTGVKIFNWLLTMWGGSIRFTTPMLYAVAFIPSFVAGGVTGVMLASAAADYQYHDSYFVVAHFHYVIIGGVVLGLLAGTHFYWPKMFGTMLNETLGKITFWLFLIGFHGTFFIQHFLGLMGMPRRIWKFLPNQGLDLFNMISTIGAFFMALGVIVLLYNVVITQVKNVRVGNDPWGDGRTLEWAIPSPPPYYNFKQLPLVRGLDPLWIEKMEGHTEMTPAEPLGDIHMPNNSFIPFVMSLGLFIAAFGAMYQVDWRASDGADYVWSIPVLIIGMLITIGSMAVRSLKDDHGYHIHKEELMDDHDKGGRE
- a CDS encoding cytochrome B oxidoreductase, encoding MDMNKKYTARTWPESPEKTTLEGKNKFLGFWLFLGGETVLFASLFATYLALKDKVPGSDHYLAADMFELPLVFIMTMLLLTSSLTSVYAMYHMKNHNYQKMQTWLLITVFLGLAFLGFEIYEFNHYVHEFHHTFTSSAFGSAFYTLVGFHGAHVVVGLGWFILLLVRNAKRGLNLYNAPKFFTASLYWHFIDVVWVFIFTVVYLMGMVG